A window of the Pogona vitticeps strain Pit_001003342236 chromosome 4, PviZW2.1, whole genome shotgun sequence genome harbors these coding sequences:
- the GLUL gene encoding glutamine synthetase, protein MFLGTSKLKQSSSGDALPLDSAEYIRRPTRSSVTASSAMATSASSHLSKAIKHMYMKLPQGDKVQAMYIWIDGTGEFLRCKTRTLDHEPKNLEDLPEWNFDGSSTFQSEGSNSDMYLVPSAMFRDPFRKDPNKLVLCEVLKYNRKPAETNLRHTCKRIMDMGSNLNPWFGMEQEYTLLGTDGHPFGWPSNGFPGPQGPYFCGVGADKAYGRDIVEAHYRACLYAGVNIGGTNAEVMPAQWEFQVGPCEGIEMGDHLWISRFILHRVCEDFGVVVSFDPKPIPGNWNGAGCHTNFSTKPMRDEGGLKYIEEAIEKLSKRHQYHIRVYDPKGGLDNARRLTGLHETSNINEFSAGVANRDASIRIPRSVGQEKKGYFEDRRPSANCDPYAVTEALVRTCILNETGDEPIEYKN, encoded by the exons GTCTTCAGTAACAGCTTCTTCAGCCATGGCCACCTCTGCAAGCTCGCACTTGAGCAAAGCGATAAAGCACATGTACATGAAGCTGCCTCAGGGTGACAAGGTACAAGCCATGTACATCTGGATTGATGGGACTGGTGAATTCCTGCGCTGTAAAACCCGGACACTGGACCATGAGCCCAAGAATCTTGAAG ATCTACCAGAGTGGAATTTTGATGGCTCCAGTACCTTCCAGTCTGAAGGCTCCAACAGTGACATGTACCTTGTGCCATCTGCCATGTTCCGGGATCCTTTCCGCAAGGACCCCAACAAACTGGTGCTCTGTGAGGTCTTAAAGTACAACCGCAAGCCAGCAG AAACAAATTTAAGGCATACCTGTAAAAGGATTATGGACATGGGGTCTAACCTGAACCCCTGGTTTGGGATGGAGCAAGAATACACCCTTCTAGGTACAGATGGGCATCCTTTTGGCTGGCCTTCCAATGGCTTTCCTGGACCACAAG GCCCATACTTTTGTGGAGTTGGAGCGGACAAAGCTTATGGCCGAGACATCGTAGAAGCTCACTATCGGGCTTGCCTGTATGCTGGTGTGAATATTGGTGGTACAAATGCAGAAGTTATGCCAGCACAG tGGGAATTCCAAGTGGGTCCCTGTGAAGGTATTGAGATGGGTGACCACCTCTGGATTTCTCGATTCATCCTTCATAGAGTATGTGAAGACTTCGGTGTCGTGGTGTCTTTTGACCCCAAGCCGATTCCTGGGAACTGGAATGGAGCTGGCTGCCACACTAACTTCAGCACTAAACCCATGCGAGATGAAGGAGGCCTCAA GTATATTGAAGAAGCCATTGAGAAGCTGAGCAAGCGTCATCAGTACCACATCCGTGTCTATGATCCCAAAGGGGGGCTTGATAATGCCAGGCGCCTGACTGGCTTACATGAGACATCCAACATTAACGAGTTCTCTGCTGGAGTAGCCAATCGTGATGCCAGCATCCGTATCCCAAGAAGTGTGGGCCAAGAAAAGAAGGGCTACTTTGAAGACCGCCGACCCTCCGCCAACTGTGACCCTTATGCTGTGACCGAAGCACTAGTCCGTACATGTATTCTCAATGAAACTGGGGATGAGCCCATTGAGTACAAGAACTAA